A single Mycobacteriales bacterium DNA region contains:
- a CDS encoding GAF domain-containing protein, giving the protein MIAAVEAALRREAALPVRAQAAATAVQDHGNARWVGIYSVDDSEVRNEAWAGPAAPAYPRFAVTEGLTSHAIAAGAIAVSNDTARDPRYLANQDDSGSELIVPIVVDGRVIGTLDLESDRVGAFSGESIARFEAAAQLLAALWLGPS; this is encoded by the coding sequence ATGATCGCCGCGGTTGAAGCGGCGCTGCGACGCGAGGCCGCGCTGCCGGTTCGAGCACAGGCAGCGGCGACGGCGGTTCAGGATCACGGGAACGCTCGCTGGGTGGGGATCTACTCGGTGGACGACTCCGAGGTTCGAAACGAAGCGTGGGCCGGCCCTGCCGCCCCGGCCTACCCGCGTTTCGCCGTCACTGAAGGCCTCACGTCACATGCCATCGCAGCCGGCGCGATCGCGGTGAGCAACGACACCGCACGTGATCCGCGCTATCTGGCCAACCAGGACGACTCCGGCTCCGAGCTGATCGTCCCGATCGTCGTCGACGGTCGGGTCATCGGCACGCTCGACCTCGAAAGCGATCGCGTCGGTGCCTTCTCCGGCGAGAGCATCGCGCGCTTCGAGGCGGCTGCACAGTTGCTTGCTGCCTTGTGGCTCGGGCCGTCGTAG
- a CDS encoding GNAT family N-acetyltransferase: MAGVSLPTPTLHTARLRLRPFADDDAEALFALQSNARVLRYWDAPPWTERARAERFIANCWQQAAEGTAARLAMDRESDGTFIGWCSLTKWNPEYRSASLGYCLDEPAWGQGFATEAARALLQWAFDTLDLNRVQAETDTRNLASARVLEKLGFVREGTLREDCIVSGEVSDSWVFGLLRRDWAET; this comes from the coding sequence ATGGCAGGCGTGTCCCTGCCGACCCCGACCCTGCACACCGCCCGCCTGCGCCTGCGTCCCTTCGCAGACGACGACGCGGAAGCGCTGTTCGCGCTGCAGAGCAACGCTCGTGTGTTGCGCTACTGGGACGCACCACCGTGGACCGAGCGTGCGCGCGCCGAGCGTTTCATCGCGAACTGCTGGCAGCAGGCCGCGGAAGGAACTGCGGCGCGGCTGGCGATGGACCGTGAGTCCGACGGCACGTTCATCGGCTGGTGCAGCCTGACCAAGTGGAACCCCGAGTACCGCAGCGCGTCGTTGGGTTACTGCCTCGACGAGCCGGCCTGGGGCCAAGGGTTTGCCACGGAGGCAGCGCGCGCACTGCTGCAGTGGGCGTTCGACACGCTGGACCTGAATCGGGTCCAGGCCGAGACCGACACCCGCAACCTGGCCTCGGCGCGGGTCCTGGAAAAACTCGGCTTCGTGCGGGAAGGGACCTTGCGCGAGGACTGCATCGTGAGCGGCGAGGTATCGGACTCGTGGGTGTTCGGGCTGCTCCGGAGGGACTGGGCAGAAACCTGA